GGGGACCTAACGGTCTTAATCTCGGATCTCCAACCTACAAGAACGCCAGAAGCCTTTTCAACATGGACAACAACGATATTGGAATGTGTACAACCGGTCTCTACCAGCTGGCAAGAATCAAGGCCGACAACCCTGCTTTTTACGATAGCCGCGAATGGATGGTCGTCCCATTCCCACAGTTCGAAAATGCCGTGAATTACGTTCCGGCCCATTACTATGGCCACTATTACATGGTGAACGCTCAGAAACCCAAGGAAAACCAGGAGATGGCATGGAAGTTCATCGCCTTCATGCTGAGCCATCCAGAAGAATATCTGGAAAAAGTGGCGATAATTCAACCTACGAAAGAGCTGCTGGAATCAGACACTTTCAAGAATTATCCATATTCTGATGTCTTCATATCCGACCTTGAGAAATCGACGGTCGTCTATTTCTCCGAATACTCGGCGAAGATCCAATCTCTAATAAAAGAGGCCGTAGAATCTGTCATGTTGAGTAACGTTTCGTCTCGCGACGCATTGAACACGCTCAGAAGAAAGGTTCAGGAAGTTCTCGACGAACAATACTGATAATTGATTTCTTGCCCGCCGCTTTGGCGGGCCGTTTATTCTTTTTGCGAAAGGAGTGGGTTCACCCTTGAAGCGCATTCTAAAGAAAGGGATAGAGCACAAGAAGGCCCGGTGGGGGTGGTTTTTTGTTTTACCGTCGTTGGCCTTCTTTGCTGTATTTTCCTTTTATCCGATAGTGAACGCCCTATATACGAGTCTTTTCAGAAAAAGGCTGCTTTCGCTGCGGCCCCCTACTTTCATTGGACTGGAGAATTATGAGTATCTACTGAAATCTCCCGATTTCTGGAACTCGATCAAGGCAACCCTCATCTTCACAATTGGAACTTTTATACCAATACTGGTCTTTAGCCTTCTACTTGCGTCTTTCATAATGTCCAGGAAGAGATTCCAGAAGTTCTTTCAGATGGCTTTCTATTCACCGGCCGTTCTTTCCTCCGTTGTTGCCGCGGCGATATGGTTGCTGATTCTCGATCCAAGAGGACTGGCAAACACGGGCGCAAACTTTCTGCTGGGAACGAAGGGTATCGACTATAAATGGCTGGCATCGGCTAACATGGTGAGGTTTTCAACGATACTGGTTTACTTCTGGAAGTACATAGGCTATTTCACGATAATATACATCACGGGACTGGCGAGCATTCCACAGAGTTTGCATGAAGCGGCAATGATAGATGGCGCTAACGGTTGGAAGGACTTCTGGCACATAACGATACCTCTTTTGAAACCTACAACAGTCCTGGTTTCGATAATGTCTATGTTGCAGTGCCTGAAGACTTTCAGTACCCAATACCTGTTTACGCAATCGGGGGCTCCACTGGAACCGATAAACGTTATCACTCTAAATATCTACAACACGGCGATCAGAGATCATAACATCGGAAGGGCCAGCGCGATGAGTATCATTCTCTTTATCATAATGCTTTTCTTTACCTGGCTTCAGTTCAAAGCCAGTAGGTCAGGTGGAGAAGTAGATTATATGTGAGGTGGATTGTGAAGATAATTAAAGGACAATCTTTGCTTGTGGATATAGTAATCTGGACTCTTCTCATAGCCACCGCATTGTTGATACTGTCTCCCATAGTTTTCATGTTCACCGCCTCGTTGATGCCGGCCAGAGATATTGTCAAGATGCCTTATCGCTGGATACCCGAGGAGCTTTATCTGGACAACTATGCGCAGGCGATAAAAGGGAACGACGGAAGCTACATATACCCCCGCAATATACTCAATTCCTTCATCGTGGCAGGTATTGTATCGGTTACGACCGTACTGCTGTCGGCCCTCACCGGCTATGGACTGGCGAAGTTTCCCTTTAAGGGGAGAAATCTCGTCTTTTTGCTGATCATGGCGACAATGATGATACCCTTCGAGGCGATCATGATACCGCTTTATCTGGTAGCCACTTCGCTGAACATCCAGAATACTTATATAGGATTGATACTTCCGTTTTTGACTAACGCTTTCGGTATCTTTTTAATGAGGCAGTATCTCATAACCTTCCCCGACGAGATACTGGATGCGGCTAGAATAGATGGATCGGGAGAACTGAGTATTTTTTGGAGGATCATACTGCCCAACAGCGCTCCGGCCGTAGCCACCCTCGCGATACTCACTTTCAGAAGCCAGTGGGACAACTTACTCTGGCCGCTACTTATTTCCCAGAGCGAGGAAATGAAAACGATACCGTTATATATAGTAAAATTCGCCATGGAGAAGCACACCAACGAAGGAGCAATGATGGCGGCAGCTTCAATCGCGAGTATCCCCATTTTGATACTCTTCATAACTCTTTCGAAGTACTTTGTGAGCGGTGCTTCCCTATATTCGTCAAGAAAGGGTTAATCTATACCGTACACAGGTTTCACAATACCGAAGAAGGCGCCTTTCATGCTGAAAAGTTCCTGGAAGGCGCCCACTTCGATTATAGACACTGAATCGTTGAACCTACAGAGGAGATAATCTTTGCCGTCTTCCCAGTCTTTTGCTATTACCGCCTGAACCGGCGAAACATCGAAATAAAGGGATGCAACAGGTTTGAGATCGAGAACGTCGAAGAAAGAGACCGCTTTTTCCTGAGGTTCCACCACAGCGATGTATTTGTCGCCAACAGCTACATCGAGCGCGTAATTGGTAGTCAATTTTCCCGTTACTCGAAGAAGCCCGTCGGAAAACTCCAGTACCAGTGTGCCCTCACTTCCGGCGGCGACAAAAAATCTCTCGCCAGAAGCCGCTATTGCGTGTACAGTTATACCTCCTTCCATCCTGTCTATTCCAGATGGAAAGAGCCGCTGAACCTCTTCGAATCCTTCAGGGTTTCGTTTGAAAAGGAAAAGACCATCCACCTCCGTTCCGGCGAGTATGAAGTTGTCGTGATAGGCTAGGGAATTCACCCAACCTTTAACAGACAGGGTCTGAACCAGTTTGTATAGATGCGAGCCGAAGAACTTGTAGATTTTCAAACCGTGTGTTCCGTCTGCCACAAAAACCTCGAGCGTCTTTGTGTTAACATCTATGGCCTCGCAGTGAAAGGTGCTTACATGTGTAACAGGTTTCAGGGATAATCTCGATACCAAAACAAAACCACGATCTCTCAACACGTTGAAAACTAAGCCGCCAGACTCGATACCTCCGCTTGAAAGGGATGTGACTGGCACTATACTGATCCGCCATTCACCGTTCGTGTGATTCACATTTACCAGACCCTGAAAGCCCAGCCCGAAGAAATAATCAGTAGCCAATACGAAAATGGTATTGATGAGAAAGACAAACAGCAGGATTTTTCTCATAGAACCACCTCCGCCTATAGTCTATTACAATACCTCATTCTAAGTATTCATTTTCGAGAGTAAGGGTCTCGACCTTACTCTTGTTGCTGCATCAGAAAGACTTAAGAGATATAATTATATCGGGGTGATACAATGAGCAAGAGAGAGTATCTCCGCAAACTTCTGGCAGAGGGACGCGGTGCCGATGAGATAGCCGATCTTTTCGGTCTTACCACTGAAAAGCTCCGAGCCTACCTGGGCGAGGAGGAACAGTCCAGACTCGCGGTATCACAGGTGAAGTCTGACTTGAAAAAGCTAGAAGAATTTCCCCTGGATAGTCTTGAAAACATTTTGCTATTCTCCTTCAGAGTTATTCTTGAATCAATCGGTTTTCTCTTTGGAGATCTGGAGCGCGACCTTTACGACTCTTCGAATGATAGAACCTCAAGATTGATAAAACATCTTCTTGATGGAGCCTATCTCCTTCTGGCAATCAACAGGCTCGAGATAGTTGGTGCGAGCATTCCCGCGCTGCGTAATGATTCAAGATTTTCAAGAGCCTGCCAGAACAAGGCCTTTATAGCGGAAAAACTGCTGGATATAGCCGAAAGAATAGAGCGAGATCTAAGCGGAGGCCTATGAATGTTTTGGGAGTTGTTCGAAAGTGACAAAGGTAAGTGTAGTATAATCAACCTGGATAATGATCGAAAAGAGGGACAGTCTTGTCTGATTTAAATGATCGCGGGTTCAAGGGTTTTCTTTCAGCGATGGATGTCGTTGAAAAAGCCGATGAGAGTTTCGAGGGGAAAGGCTGGAGAGCGATAGCCGAGACACAATCTGCAGCGGTTGTAGCTTCCAAGGCCCCGTCTATTTTCTCGATTTTCGGCAAGTTGTTCGAGCAGAAATTCCTTTTTTTATACAGGGGACCACGAGGTGAAGTCCTTACTTATCAGTCGAAAAAGCTTACTGATCTCTCACAGGCTGTTCTCGATGCGGCGCTTTCTCAGAAGGATTTCAATAATGATTTCTTAGATCTTTTCTCACTTTTCAAAGAAGCGCCCGATATGATTGAGAAAACCATCGCCCACTATGCCACGCAAATTTCTCAGGGTGGTGAAGATCTGTTTTCCGCTTTGAGAGAGATGAAGATTCTCTACGAGAAAGTGAAAAAGAAGTTCGGCCAGTATGCCGCCAAGCTACCCCTTAACAACCTGGTGACGGCCATCTTCAAACTGCACTGTGCTTTTCTGCCATCGATCGAGGAAGATATGGTGGATTTTCTCAAGCAATTTCCGCCAGAACCGGAGGGGATGGAGAGCTTTGTAGAAAACCAGCTCCTTCTGGCGGTAGGAGAACCGGAAGAAAGTGAAATAGCTGTCCAACTTTCCAGAGTTGAAACAGTGATACATGAACTTCAGAAGTACTGTTCTAGCTATCTGCCATGGTTTATTGTACCGGAAGGAGTCTTCGTATCGTATCTGGAGAAGGGGATGGAGAGAATTCCTTCGCTTGAGGCGTGGTTCGAGGGTGTGAAGGATGCAAGAACAAGGTACGGCCTTTCGCAAACTCACTGGGAGCAGTCGCGACGCTGGTACTTCGAAAAGATTGGAGCCGGTTTGATCACGCTGTTTCAAAGATCTATATCTGGCCAATCGTGTTGGACAATAGTGGAGGAGAAACAGATAAAGGACCCTCTCTCTCACGCCGGCGAGACAGTGCGTTATACGGCGAAAAGAACCGATTTCAAAATAGTACGCGACGACGATCAGGAAGGTTCTTACACGCTCTGTTCTATAGATGAGATGAACATAACTTCCAGTGGTCTGAAAAAGGCGACAAAGACCTTTCCATATGAGAACGTAAATTTCAATTTCAACGAACTCAAAATTTCGAAAGAAGCCTTTCTTGACAGCAAAGGTGCCAGATTTGCCGGATACACTTGGAAATACCTTCTTCCAGGTGGTGGTCAGGACAGAGAGGCCAAAAACAACGAAAGAGTAGAATGCTTCGTATATTATGTGATCACGGTACTGTCAAAGGGTTTTGGTACACCTATTCTGAAGCTTTTCTTTGCGAAAGAAGAAAACGCAAAACTTTTTTTAGACTTTATGAATGAGGCCACCATATTGGGAAGTTGGAAGGAGTATCCGCAAAATGGACTTCCGGCCCCTTTGAAAGCTAAACAGAGAACTCGCGAATCGGACCAGAGAAAAGCCGAAAGTCAGGACCCCAATATATCGCTAGTACCGGCTATCGAGAGATTACCCGAGATTCTTGCCACTATCGAAGAGCCGAAAGTGGTCGAAGATAAGAAACCATTCACGCTACCCAGGGAACTGGTGGAGAAGATAAACTCTCTCCATTATGAAATGGAATGGTCCGTGAAAAGCAACCTTAAAACCGTTTTGCATTATTACTTCCCCGAAATGGCTCCTGAAGAGATCGGGGCAATCGTTGAAGAAAAGCTACCAGTAGCTGGAGAAAAAACATATGGTTTGAAAGAACTTGAAGACAAGATAGAAGCGCTTTCGGGAAAAACGCTACAGACTGTTTGCAAAATTCTGGCATGCGAACCGGAAAAGGAGTACACACTCGAAGAACTCGGTTTAAGTTTCTGGAGCGTTTTTGTAGTCGCTCCAAAGATTACCACCGGTGGGAAACCCCTGATTGAAGTTATTAGCGGTGAGAAACCCCGTGTAATATGGGGTCGTAACTTCGATTCCAGGATTAGGGACATTCTCAAGAGGAAATTCACTTTTGAAGGCTAAGCGAAAGGAGAGCTACTAGTGGATTACCATCCGATGTTCGAAGCGATAAGGGCTGGAGCGGCCGTTCCGGTCGATTACATAAAGGAAATCCTCACAGGTAGGGACAAATATCAGGTAGAGATAGAAAACGATATCGATTATATTCTCACCGGCAGGAGCAAAGTACGGGTCTTTCTGGGAGAGTATGGACTGGGAAAAACGACCCTCGCCAGATACGCCGAGTACCTGGCAAGAGAGAAGGGTATGATGATCTCCAGTCTCGCCGAAAAGGATTACGATACTTTACACAAGCAGGACGAGTTATTCAGGTCTATCATGAAAAACATGTCTTTGGTCGGTATAAGCGGAAATCCTCTAAAAATCTTTCTAGGCGCCTGGGCCGAGAGTATCATCGAAGAAATGAGGAGTCAGGCCATACCGGCCAAAGAGATAATGTCTGTGAAGGAGTACCTTTCTAAGAGAGACCATTACGATCCCGATGGAATGTTCTCCCAGTTCTGTGCCGCTTATGTGGTTAGCACGGCAAAAGGCGAGACTACAGAAGAGTTTTATGCCTATCTCGTTGGTGACAGTATCGACAAAAGATCCATGAAAAAGCGCGGTATCTACCATTTTCTTCAGGACGACGGGTGGAATTTCCTGAGATCCTTCACTTCACTCATGGATACGCTCCAGGTTCCCGGAATGGTAGTTATAATGGATGAACTCGAGAGCATAATGAACAGGAGACGCGATGTTAGAGAGCGCACTTTCAATCAGCTGAGAGAGATAATCGACAGACTTTCTGCTGGATTCCTTCAGCGTACTTATTTCCTCTGGCTGGGAACGGATGTGTGGTTCGAGAACAAGAACAGGGGAATAGCCTCGTACCACGCTCTGTATGACAGGATGAAAAACATAACGGGCGATGATAGCGGAAAATCACTGATTCTTTCGCTCAAACCTCTTGAACTCGATGGATTGAAAATGCTGGCAAGTAAATTGATCAAGCTTTACAGAGAATGCTATTCATTCGACGGTGGAAAGGAAATCGAAGAGCTTCTCGTTAAGTCTCTTAAGCAGCAATATACCGGAGTGGATGGCAAAATAAGACCATCCACGAGAGAAGTGGCCAAACTGACAGTTGAATTCCTTGATTGTATGCGTCAGGGCAGAAAACCGGAATCCGTTTTTAAGAAGCCGGTGAAGGCGGTAGATGAGCTCTGGTAATCGACCCGAGAATTGACCAGAAGATTCTGGATCTCCTCTCTTATCGATTCCACTGGAAAGAACTCAGAGAGATTCAGGGTAAGACCATCCCGCCGATTCTCGATGGCAATAACTTGCTTTTGATAGCCGGTACGGCCTCTGGAAAAACCGAAGCTGTTATGATTCCGGTGTTGAATAGACTGCTACATGCGGAGCGCGGCCTAAAGTGTATTTACTTTGCGCCGCTTAAATCTCTCATAAACGATATCGCTTCAAGACTCGATGTGATGCTGAGTCCTTTTGGTCTCTTCGTCGGAAAGTGGCATGGCGATCTCTCTAGGTGGGACAAGGAAAGTGCCATCAGGGACTCTTCGATTCTTGTAACTACACCTGAATCGGTTGAAGGTATTCTTTCGAGTTCAAATGCCTGTCTTTTAGAAGGTATAGAATTCATCATCATCGACGAGGTTCACGCTTTCATAGAATCGCCTCGTGGAGCACAGCTTGTGTCGATTCTGGAAAGACTGAGAATCCTTTCGCAGGCTGATCCACAGAGAATCGCCATGTCGGCAACTGTGGGAAACCCTGACAGGATGATGAAATGGCTGAATGGGAGTTCCGAAAGGTCCTGTGTAATTGTAGCCGATGGTAGGAAGGTTTCCAGACACATGGAGGTTTTTACTGAAGGAGAAATCGAACCTGTCGATTATCTGTTGAAGCTTTTGAAGGGAACCAGAGAGAAGATACTCGTTTTTTCCTATTCCCGATCGAAGGCCGAAGAGTTCGCCGCAATCGCGAGCCCACTCGGCATAAACGTTCCAGTTCATCATAGCTCCGTATCGAAATCTCAGAGAGGCCGGATCGAAGAGGACTTCAAGAATAATCCTGACCTGAGGGTGGTAGTCGCAACTTCGACTCTCGAGATGGGAATCGATATAGGCGACATAGACAGAGTTATCTTTCTCGAGCTCCCCTCCTCAGCCGCCTCCTTTCTCCAGAGGGCCGGAAGGTCTGGACGGAAGAAAGGGCAGTCGAAAATAACGATTTTCCTGAACGATAATCAGAGCTTCTATTACCTCCTCGGAATACTCA
This portion of the Mesotoga infera genome encodes:
- a CDS encoding carbohydrate ABC transporter permease, producing MKRILKKGIEHKKARWGWFFVLPSLAFFAVFSFYPIVNALYTSLFRKRLLSLRPPTFIGLENYEYLLKSPDFWNSIKATLIFTIGTFIPILVFSLLLASFIMSRKRFQKFFQMAFYSPAVLSSVVAAAIWLLILDPRGLANTGANFLLGTKGIDYKWLASANMVRFSTILVYFWKYIGYFTIIYITGLASIPQSLHEAAMIDGANGWKDFWHITIPLLKPTTVLVSIMSMLQCLKTFSTQYLFTQSGAPLEPINVITLNIYNTAIRDHNIGRASAMSIILFIIMLFFTWLQFKASRSGGEVDYM
- a CDS encoding carbohydrate ABC transporter permease; its protein translation is MKIIKGQSLLVDIVIWTLLIATALLILSPIVFMFTASLMPARDIVKMPYRWIPEELYLDNYAQAIKGNDGSYIYPRNILNSFIVAGIVSVTTVLLSALTGYGLAKFPFKGRNLVFLLIMATMMIPFEAIMIPLYLVATSLNIQNTYIGLILPFLTNAFGIFLMRQYLITFPDEILDAARIDGSGELSIFWRIILPNSAPAVATLAILTFRSQWDNLLWPLLISQSEEMKTIPLYIVKFAMEKHTNEGAMMAAASIASIPILILFITLSKYFVSGASLYSSRKG
- a CDS encoding BREX system ATP-binding domain-containing protein; translation: MDYHPMFEAIRAGAAVPVDYIKEILTGRDKYQVEIENDIDYILTGRSKVRVFLGEYGLGKTTLARYAEYLAREKGMMISSLAEKDYDTLHKQDELFRSIMKNMSLVGISGNPLKIFLGAWAESIIEEMRSQAIPAKEIMSVKEYLSKRDHYDPDGMFSQFCAAYVVSTAKGETTEEFYAYLVGDSIDKRSMKKRGIYHFLQDDGWNFLRSFTSLMDTLQVPGMVVIMDELESIMNRRRDVRERTFNQLREIIDRLSAGFLQRTYFLWLGTDVWFENKNRGIASYHALYDRMKNITGDDSGKSLILSLKPLELDGLKMLASKLIKLYRECYSFDGGKEIEELLVKSLKQQYTGVDGKIRPSTREVAKLTVEFLDCMRQGRKPESVFKKPVKAVDELW
- a CDS encoding DEAD/DEAH box helicase yields the protein MLLIAGTASGKTEAVMIPVLNRLLHAERGLKCIYFAPLKSLINDIASRLDVMLSPFGLFVGKWHGDLSRWDKESAIRDSSILVTTPESVEGILSSSNACLLEGIEFIIIDEVHAFIESPRGAQLVSILERLRILSQADPQRIAMSATVGNPDRMMKWLNGSSERSCVIVADGRKVSRHMEVFTEGEIEPVDYLLKLLKGTREKILVFSYSRSKAEEFAAIASPLGINVPVHHSSVSKSQRGRIEEDFKNNPDLRVVVATSTLEMGIDIGDIDRVIFLELPSSAASFLQRAGRSGRKKGQSKITIFLNDNQSFYYLLGILKKLDENTVEPVEPIDFYPQLLAHQLIGLSYWRGSLNAGDLDFLKRAFPFARVGRDHFKMLVDHLIEREFLVERDGRIVSGASTDEILGNGRSKMDFVVLFPGSLEYSVVLSGEEIGKIHPLILSGQEDGGGDNSFILGGKSYLVREIDQKERVVHVIPGHGGRLPGWLGGSSVVTKSFARSIMGAMIDLPEQRGTLLSDEHARDWKKSRVKLWQTEGSN